The Rhodococcus antarcticus DNA segment CGCGCCGAGGGCGAAGGGCCACGGGTGGGCGTGCAGCAGCCGGCCCCAGGAGGCGAACCGCGGGGAGCGGTGGACCTGACGCTTGGCGTGCGGCAGGGACCCGGCGTTGACCTTCTCCCCCAGCCGACCCAGGGCGGCCGGGAGCAGCGTCAGCGTCGCCAGCAGCACGAAGGCGACTGCGAGCATGATGCCGACGGCCATGGTCCGGACGGCCGGGGCGGGCACGAGCAGCACGGCCGAGAGGCTGACCAGCACGGTGAGCCCGGAGAGCACGACGGCCTTGCCCGCGGTGTCCATCGTCTCGGCCACGGCCTGCTCCCGGTCGCCGGAGCGGCTCAGGGCGTCGCGGAAGCGGGCCACCAGGAACAGGGCGTAGTCGATGCCCAGGGCGAGGGCGAACATCATCGCGAAGTTCATCGCCCACACCGAGATCGGGGTGACGGTGTTGAGCAGCACCAGCCCACCGGCGGAGGCGACGAGCCCGGCCAGGGTGAGCAGCAGCGGCAGGCCCGCGGCCACCAGGGAGCCGAAGGCGACCACCATGATCGCCAGGGTCACCGGCCAGGAGAACAGCTCGGCGGTGATCATCGCGTCGTGGTTGGCGGCGTTGAAGTCCGACCACAGTGCGGAGGCGCCCGTGGGGTAGACGTCGATCCCGTTGCCCGACAGTGCGGTGAGGCGGTCCTTCACGTCGTCGACGGCCTTCACCATGTCGTCGGTGGTGCCCGTGGCCCCGGCCATCAGGATCCCGGTGTGACCGTCGGCGGAGATCGTGGCCCCGGGCTGCGGCGCCACGACCTGCCCGAAGCGGGGGTCGGCGGCGAACACCGCCGTCGCCCGGGTCAGCACGTCCTGCACGGCGGGGTCGGTCACCACTGCGGTGTCGGAGTGCACCACCAGCTGCACGGCGGCCGAGGACGCCCCACCGAAGTGGGCCTGGGCCAGCTCCCGCACGGCGACGGACTCCGAACCGTTCGCCTGCCACCCCGCCCCCGCCAGCGAGCTGAACACCGACGGGGCCAGCGCACCCAGCGCCACCAGGGCGATCAGCCACACGCTGAACACCCACCGCGCCCGCAGCGCCATGGTCCGCCCGAGCCGGGCCAGCACACCCTCGGTGCGCACGCCCGGCCCCGACGGATCGGGGCCGGGCGACGGGTCCGTCACCAGGGTGGTTGCGCTGCTCACGACGTTCTCCTCCACGATCGGGATACGGGTGGGGGTACCCGCTGCCGACGAAGGTAGCACTACCCCCAGGGGTATCAAGCTGGGGGTGGTGGTGGCCGGACCTCGGCGCTACAGTGACCGCGAGAGGTACCCGTGGGGGTACTGGGGACGGAGCGGACCGTGGACATCGACACCGACCAGCTGACCGACGTGCTGGCCCGCCTCAAGCGGGTCCAGGGTCAGGTCGGCGGGGTGATCCGCATGATCGAGGAGGGCCAGGACTGCTCCAAGGTCGTCACCCAGCTCGCCGCCGCCTCCAAGGCCCTGGACAAGGCCGGGTTCAAGATCATCGCTACCGGTCTGCAGCAGTGCCTGCTCGAGGACGTGGGCACCCGCGCCGTCGACCAGGCCGAGCTCGAGCGCCTCTTCCTCTCCCTCGCCTGAGCACGAACCCGAGCACGCCCACCACACCGAGAGGCCCCACCGTGACCAGCTACCAGAACAGCGTCTCCGTCGAGCTCCCGTTCGCCGAGGCCGTCGCCGCCACCACCGCCGCCCTCGCCGAGCAGGGCTTCGGGATCCTCACCGAGATCGACGTGCAGGCCGTCATGAAGGCCAAGCGCGACAAGGACATGGAGCCCTACGTCATCCTCGGTGCCTGCAACCCCGCGCTGGCCGAGCAGGCCATCGACGCCGACCGCTCCACCGGGGTCCTGCTGCCCTGCAACGTCGTCGTCCGCGGGGACGGCGAGGGCTCCATCGTCTCCTTCCTCGACCCGCAGCTGATGGCCACCGTGACCGACCTGCCCGCCATGACCGCCCTCGCCGACGAGGCCACCACCCGCCTCGACGCCGCCCTCGCCACCCTCGCCGGCTGACCAGCCGCCCGGGTGAACCGTTGCCGGCAGCTGGGCGGACCCCGGCTTACCGCAGCCCGGACACGAGCTCGGGAGACGTCATGAGCCGCAACATGATCGTCGGCTCCAGTCCCGGTGGACGGTCGCCACTCCGGCACGCGGTGACTCCAGCGGCCAGGCCGTGAACCGGACGAGCAGGTCGTCACCGCTCTGCACCACGAGCGCTCCGCGAGGGGGCACACCGACACCCTCGTCGTCCGGGCCGACCCGGTCCGAGGGTCCGTCACCGGACGGTCACCGCCCTGTCCCCGCAATCCTGGAATGGTCGAGCGCATGTCCCGTGTGCGCCTGACCGCCCGGATCGTCCCCGCCGCCCTGGTGCTCGCCGTCGGGCTCACCGCCTGCACCGGCACGACGGCCCCACCGTCCACCTCCGGCACGTCCGGCACGTCCGGCACGTCCGGGGCCGAGCAGCTCTACCCGGACGTCGTCGCCGTGGACCCCGCGTCGCTGGACACCACCACGTCGAGCGTCGCCGTGACCGTCAGCTCCCCCTACGACACCGAGGCCCGCTACGCCGACGCCGTCCGGGTCCGCTCCGCCGACGGGGCTGCGGTGTACGGCACCCTCGAGCTGGCCCACGACCACGCAGCCGAGCAGCCCTTCACCCGCACCCTCACCGGTCTCGCGATCCCCGCCGGCACCACCTCGGTCGTCGTGGAGGGCCACGACCAGGTCAACGGGTGGGGTGGCGCGACTCTCACCGTGCCGGTCACGGGCTGAGCCACCGTCCCAGTGGCTGCTACGGTCCGCCGCACCGGACGTGGGGTGGTGACCTGCCGCCGGCAACCCGCCCGAGGCCGCCCTCCCGGAGGTGCCGCATGGAACGCGATCCCGACTACCGTTTCACCTTGGCCAACGAGCGGACCTTCCTGGCGTGGCTGCGCACCGCCCTGTCGCTGCTCGCCGCCGGGGTGGCGGTCGTGCAGCTCGTACCGGCGTTCTCGATCACCGGAGCCAGGACGGCGCTGGGTGTCACCCTCGGCCTGCTCAGCGTCGTGGCGTCGGTGGGTGGCGTGGTCCGCTGGCGCCGGGTCGAGCTCGCGATGCGACGCGGCGAGACGCTCCCTCCCGTGCGGAGCACGGTGGTCCTCGCCGCGGGTCTCACGGTGGTGGCCGTGGCGGTCTGCGTGTTGCTGGTCCTCGGCGCTTCCTGAGATGACCGCCGGCAGCGTGGCTGAGCCGCCGCCCACCCTGCCGGCGGAGCGCACGGCCCTGGCGTGGAGCCGCACAAGCCTGGCCCTGCTCGGGAACGGGGCACTGGTGCTGCTGCGCCACCTGCACGTCGACGGACGGCCGGTGGAGGTGGTGCTCGCGGCCCTCGCGGTGGCGCTCGCCGTGGCCGTCGCGCTGGTCGGCCGACACCGCAACCGCCTGCTGCTGCGCGGCGACACCCCGACAGTCTCCCGCGCTCTGCTCCCGATGGGGTGGTTGATCGCCGGGTTCTGCGTGTTCGCCACCGTCGCGCTCGTGCTCTGACGCCCGGGCACAGCACGGCACCCTCACGCCGGCATACAAGTCGAACTTGGCAGCGGAGCACGGGTCGCACGCCCTACGTTCCGGTCATGTCCACCGTGGAGGAACGGCCCACCCGCTGGCTGAAGGTTCTGGACCAGACGCGCTGCATCGGCTGCCACGCGTGCACGGTCGCGTGCAAGAGTGAGAACGAGGTACCGCTCGGCGTCACCCGGACCTACGTGAAGTCGGCGGACGTCGGGGTCTTTCCCCAGGTGCGCAGGGCGTTCCAGGTCACCCGGTGCAACCAGTGCACCGACGCGCCCTGCGTCGCCGCGTGTCCCACCGAGGCCATGTACAAGCGACCTGACGGCATCGTCGACTTCGACAAGGAGATCTGCATCGGCTGCAAGGCCTGCATCGCGGCCTGCCCCTACGACGCGATCTTCATCAATCCCGAGGACCACTCGGCGGAGAAGTGCAACATGTGTGCCCACCGCCTCGACGTGGGCCTGGAGCCGGCGTGCGTCTCGGTGTGTCCCACCGAGGCAATCCTCGTCGGCGACGGCAACGACCCCACCTCGAAGGTCGCCCAGCTGGTCGCACGCAAGCCCGCCCTCGTTCGCCGCCCGGAGAAGGAGACCGGGCCCGGGGTGTTCTACCTCGGTGCCCACCAGGCCACCCTCGACCCGCTCGGTGCGGCCCGGCCCGAGGGCGGGCTGTACGCGTGGGCCACGCAGGGCGCCCCGGACCCCCAGCTCGTCGTCTCCGGTCACCCCGACGGGGCGAGGTCCTCGGCGGCGGCGCTGCTCTCCTACGACGTGCCCCACCACGCCCCCTGGGGCTGGCGGGTGAGCCTGTACACGTGGACGAAGTCGATCGCGGCGGGTGCGTTCCTGCTCGGCGTCGTCCTCGCCCTCACCGGGCTGCTCGACTTCGGTGACGCGACCGTGCGCTTCGCCGCCCCCCTGCTGGCGCTGGTCTTCCTCGGCGTCACCGGGGTGCTGCTCATCTGGGACCTCAAGCACCCCTTCCGCTTCTACCTGATCTTCACCCGCCACCACTGGGGCAGCTGGCTCGTGCGGGGCTCGTTCATCATCGGCGGGTACGGCGGTGTCGTGGTGCTGTACCTCGGCGCGGCCCTGCTCGACCTCCGGCTGGTGCAGCAGGTCACCGGTGTGCTGGGCGTCCTGCTGGGGCTGGGCACCGCCTGCTACACCGCCTACCTGTTCGCCCAGGCCAAGGCCCGGGACCTGTGGCAGAGCCCGCTGCTGCCGGCGCACCTCGCCGTCCAGGCCGTCCTCGCCGGGGCCGCCTCGCTGCTGCCCTTCGCGGTGTGGCTCTCGCCCGAGCGCGGGGTGCACGCCGTCGAGGTCGTGCTCGCGGTTGCTGCCGCGACCCACCTGGTGCTCGTGTGGTCCGAGATCACGCTGCCCCACGTCACCGCCCACGCCCACCTCGCGACGAAGGAGATGGTCCGCGGGCGCTTCGCGGTGTTCTTCCGGGTCGGCGTGGTGGCCACCGCGGTCGCGGTCGCGGCCCCCTGGATCGGCGTCGTCGCCGTTCCCTTCGCCCTCGTCGGGCTGCTGGCGCACGAGCACGCCTACGTGCAGGCCGGCCAGTCCGTCCCCCTGGCCTGAGGAGATCACCATGTCGGAGAACCCGTCCCGCCGCTCCCGACTCGCGAGCACCCTCCGTGGCCGCGCCGAGCTCGTCTCGGCCGCCCGTCAGGACACCGAGTCCCGGGGCGAGACCTTCTACCAGGGGCCCAGCGGGGTGCACCTCGCGGCGTTCCCCCCGAAGGAGCGCTGGGACGACTGGGTGGAGCTCGACTCCCGGGCGTGGCCGCGCCGCGAGGAGCACCACTACATGCTGGTGCCGACCACCTGCTTCAACTGCGAGTCCGCGTGCGGGCTGCTGGCCTACGTCGACCGCGACGACCTGCACGTGCGCAAGTTCGAGGGCAACCCCGAGCACCCCGGGTCCCGGGGCCGCAACTGCGCCAAGGGCCCGGCCACCATCAACCAGGTCACCGACCCCGACCGCATCCTCTACCCGCTGCGGCGGGTGGGCGAGCGCGGGTCGGGCCAGTGGGAGCGGGTCAGCTGGGACGACGCGCTGGACGCCCTGGGGGCGCGGCTGCGCGCCGCCATCACCGAGCAGCGCCAGAACGAGATCATGGTGCACCTGGGCCGCCCCGGCGAGGACGGCTACACCGAGCGCGTGCTGGCCAGCTGGGGGGTGGACGGGCACAACTCGCACACCAACGTCTGCTCCAGCGGCGGCCGCACCGGCTACCAGTTCTGGATGGGCGCCGACCGTCCGAGCCCGGACCACGCCCACGCGAAGGTCATCTACCTGATC contains these protein-coding regions:
- a CDS encoding 4Fe-4S dicluster domain-containing protein; this translates as MSTVEERPTRWLKVLDQTRCIGCHACTVACKSENEVPLGVTRTYVKSADVGVFPQVRRAFQVTRCNQCTDAPCVAACPTEAMYKRPDGIVDFDKEICIGCKACIAACPYDAIFINPEDHSAEKCNMCAHRLDVGLEPACVSVCPTEAILVGDGNDPTSKVAQLVARKPALVRRPEKETGPGVFYLGAHQATLDPLGAARPEGGLYAWATQGAPDPQLVVSGHPDGARSSAAALLSYDVPHHAPWGWRVSLYTWTKSIAAGAFLLGVVLALTGLLDFGDATVRFAAPLLALVFLGVTGVLLIWDLKHPFRFYLIFTRHHWGSWLVRGSFIIGGYGGVVVLYLGAALLDLRLVQQVTGVLGVLLGLGTACYTAYLFAQAKARDLWQSPLLPAHLAVQAVLAGAASLLPFAVWLSPERGVHAVEVVLAVAAATHLVLVWSEITLPHVTAHAHLATKEMVRGRFAVFFRVGVVATAVAVAAPWIGVVAVPFALVGLLAHEHAYVQAGQSVPLA
- a CDS encoding MMPL family transporter, with product MTDPSPGPDPSGPGVRTEGVLARLGRTMALRARWVFSVWLIALVALGALAPSVFSSLAGAGWQANGSESVAVRELAQAHFGGASSAAVQLVVHSDTAVVTDPAVQDVLTRATAVFAADPRFGQVVAPQPGATISADGHTGILMAGATGTTDDMVKAVDDVKDRLTALSGNGIDVYPTGASALWSDFNAANHDAMITAELFSWPVTLAIMVVAFGSLVAAGLPLLLTLAGLVASAGGLVLLNTVTPISVWAMNFAMMFALALGIDYALFLVARFRDALSRSGDREQAVAETMDTAGKAVVLSGLTVLVSLSAVLLVPAPAVRTMAVGIMLAVAFVLLATLTLLPAALGRLGEKVNAGSLPHAKRQVHRSPRFASWGRLLHAHPWPFALGALGVLVALTVPVFGLKVAMPSIQVVPADSAVRQGYDLVQAGFGQGAPGQLQIIAPATQADAVAAAARAVPGIAMVGPAQAAQDGSGLVLLSAVPNVDPSAPAMGGILDQLRADLPTDALVGGAPAENLDLQSALNTYLPIVVTVILVLGFLLLLVALQAPLIALLGTLVSLLSTGAAFGVAKLVFQDGHGSGLLGFTPQGFLDGWGPVFFFAMIFAIAMDYTVFLLSTAKEHYERTGDPEVAGVDGLAHSGRVILAAAAVMVAVFFSFALADPLPPKEMGVILGVAVLLDAGLVRLILLPVLLRLTGHAAWWSPPWLRRVLPTIRFSHT
- a CDS encoding metal-sensitive transcriptional regulator, with amino-acid sequence MDIDTDQLTDVLARLKRVQGQVGGVIRMIEEGQDCSKVVTQLAAASKALDKAGFKIIATGLQQCLLEDVGTRAVDQAELERLFLSLA
- a CDS encoding DUF202 domain-containing protein, producing MAEPPPTLPAERTALAWSRTSLALLGNGALVLLRHLHVDGRPVEVVLAALAVALAVAVALVGRHRNRLLLRGDTPTVSRALLPMGWLIAGFCVFATVALVL
- a CDS encoding DUF302 domain-containing protein, which produces MTSYQNSVSVELPFAEAVAATTAALAEQGFGILTEIDVQAVMKAKRDKDMEPYVILGACNPALAEQAIDADRSTGVLLPCNVVVRGDGEGSIVSFLDPQLMATVTDLPAMTALADEATTRLDAALATLAG
- a CDS encoding YidH family protein translates to MERDPDYRFTLANERTFLAWLRTALSLLAAGVAVVQLVPAFSITGARTALGVTLGLLSVVASVGGVVRWRRVELAMRRGETLPPVRSTVVLAAGLTVVAVAVCVLLVLGAS